One window from the genome of Malacoplasma penetrans HF-2 encodes:
- a CDS encoding aldehyde dehydrogenase family protein — translation MNNLFSIFDLQKNFYMSSNEMSYKNLLSKLIHFNEVFKKYEKELYKVIGESYDQPLWDIYHTEIKPVIREVKYFIKRIKIFRKAKLLKNNFIDNLFKQNTTYRQPYGSCLFLLNQSMPISKTFILLIGALVCGNSLFVKLPTFTVDVNRIIKCIFKEVFNDNYIYFIDENISENDLKNVYDFNFDLVYYNGNTANAKTIQRIFAPRLTKIVLDINNKNPVILDETANLELAAKKIIWSKMLLGGQTSHSPDFLIIHESIFQSFIKILKTEYDSQFGKGEKIDKITRIDTNQNYENITSILNKSLSKNRIIFGGLTDNNQRKIELTLVQVDDLKSALLSQDINSPILPVVIFNSFSDINGIVEHSDTPSCIYFFSKNKKRINSLLKQIESRFFCINNISIPWFKGLPFGGIKNSGTHLYSKRDTVKAFTYKKIIIKEFWDSKEKYLNNTEKNNKIKEKIEKMN, via the coding sequence ATGAACAATTTATTTTCTATTTTTGATTTACAAAAGAACTTTTATATGTCTAGTAATGAAATGTCATATAAGAATTTGTTGAGTAAGTTAATCCACTTTAATGAGGTTTTTAAAAAGTATGAAAAAGAACTTTATAAAGTTATAGGTGAAAGTTATGACCAACCTTTATGAGATATTTATCATACTGAAATTAAACCTGTCATTAGAGAAGTAAAATATTTTATTAAAAGAATTAAGATCTTTAGAAAAGCTAAACTATTAAAAAACAATTTTATTGATAACTTATTTAAACAAAACACTACTTATAGACAACCATATGGTTCATGTTTGTTTTTACTAAACCAAAGTATGCCAATTTCTAAAACTTTCATTTTATTAATTGGAGCTTTAGTTTGTGGGAATTCTTTATTTGTTAAACTACCTACTTTTACAGTTGATGTAAATAGAATTATTAAATGTATTTTCAAAGAAGTATTTAATGATAACTACATCTATTTCATTGATGAAAACATTTCAGAAAATGATTTAAAAAATGTATATGATTTTAATTTTGATTTAGTTTATTACAATGGTAATACTGCTAATGCTAAAACTATTCAAAGAATCTTTGCACCGAGATTAACTAAAATAGTTTTAGATATCAATAATAAAAATCCAGTTATTTTAGATGAAACTGCAAACTTAGAACTTGCAGCTAAAAAAATAATTTGATCAAAGATGTTATTAGGTGGTCAGACTTCACATTCTCCTGACTTTCTAATTATCCATGAATCAATTTTTCAATCATTTATTAAGATTTTAAAAACTGAATATGATTCACAATTTGGTAAGGGTGAAAAGATTGATAAAATAACTAGAATTGATACTAATCAAAATTATGAAAATATTACTTCTATATTAAATAAATCTCTTTCTAAAAACAGAATTATTTTTGGTGGTTTAACTGATAATAACCAAAGAAAAATTGAACTAACATTAGTTCAAGTAGATGATCTAAAATCAGCCTTGTTATCACAAGATATTAATTCTCCAATTTTACCAGTTGTAATATTTAATAGCTTCTCTGATATTAATGGGATTGTAGAACATAGTGATACTCCTTCTTGTATTTATTTCTTTAGTAAAAATAAAAAAAGAATTAACTCACTTTTAAAACAAATAGAATCAAGATTTTTCTGTATCAATAACATTTCTATTCCTTGGTTTAAAGGTCTTCCATTTGGAGGGATTAAAAATTCAGGAACCCATTTATATTCAAAAAGAGATACAGTAAAAGCTTTTACATATAAAAAGATTATTATTAAAGAGTTTTGAGATAGTAAAGAAAAATACTTAAACAATACTGAAAAAAATAATAAGATTAAAGAAAAAATAGAAAAAATGAATTAG